The following coding sequences are from one Capsicum annuum cultivar UCD-10X-F1 chromosome 3, UCD10Xv1.1, whole genome shotgun sequence window:
- the LOC107862739 gene encoding uncharacterized protein LOC107862739, translating to MGCFVSTPQETGGNRRRPGNIGEVSVFVPGLRIPKPVDFSLALGDHLSKTLVERLSALRTRIVVMAGQEAPTITRTRRKTATQHGGSTLADLLQALEDYLPVLLGLVKDGSTLQHKVQFIWVNQEDDAEETAMFSAWYEVLSVLHLMATLSLSQANLLLLPRTSLDGYSPKVSEESRRSSVDVFLKAAGYLDCAVRNVLPQLPAEQRRNLPVDLAEGVLRALCLQALGQAVDIQLGLAIDSTKATLAVKRRLACEMVKYWQQAQDNIMNLPLSNGWGEKHRLFVKWKYIEAKASAYYYHGLILDEGNTEKSHGMAVAALQAADEYLKESKKACEAFNAAVPLSRNPPLWGTMKYLAEKIPKDTSSKVRINRDLYSYEKIMETAPTLPDFALALKPDEYQLPHVDASWDDEACRQGTV from the exons ATGGGATGCTTTGTTTCGACGCCGCAGGAGACTGGTGGGAATAGAAGGCGGCCAGGAAACATTGGCGAGGTGTCTGTATTTGTTCCAGGATTGCGTATCCCTAAGCCAGTTGATTTCTCTCTTGCACTTGGTGATCACTTGTCGAAAACCCTGGTGGAGCGCCTTTCCGCTCTCAGAACCAGAATAGTGGTTATGGCAGGGCAAGAAGCTCCCACAATTACAAGGACGAGAAGGAAAACTGCTACTCAGCATG GAGGTTCAACCCTTGCTGATCTTTTGCAGGCTCTCGAAGATTATTTGCCTGTTCTTTTGGGGCTAGTTAAAGATG GCAGCACATTACAACATAAAGTGCAATTTATTTGGGTCAATCAGGAGGATGATGCAGAG GAAACTGCAATGTTTAGTGCTTGGTATGAAGTACTGTCTGTTTTGCACTTGATGGCGACACTATCTTTATCGCAAGCTAACTTGCTGCTTCTTCCTAGAACATCTCTCGATGGTTATTCGCCGAAGGTATCTGAAG AGAGCAGGAGATCTTCTGTTGATGTTTTCCTTAAGGCTGCTGGATATCTTGATTGTGCGGTTCGAAACGTTCTTCCCCAGTTGCCAGCCGAACAAAG GAGAAATCTGCCAGTAGACCTCGCTGAAGGAGTTCTGCGAGCATTGTGCCTCCAAGCACTAGGGCAG GCTGTTGATATTCAACTTGGACTTGCAATTGACAGTACTAAAGCAACACTGGCTGTCAAAAGAAGGCTTGCATGTGAGATGGTAAAATACTGGCAGCAG GCTCAAGATAACATCATGAACCTTCCATTATCAAATGGTTGGGGAGAAAAGCATAGGCTTTTCGTTAAATGGAAATATATTGAAGCCAAG GCTTCAGCATACTATTATCATGGTCTAATCCTCGACGAAGGAAACACAGAAAAATCTCATGGAATGGCGGTAGCTGCCCTGCAGGCAGCAGATGAGTATCTGAAAGAAAGTAAGAAGGCGTGTGAAGCTTTCAATGCAGCCGTTCCTCTATCCAG AAATCCTCCACTCTGGGGAACGATGAAGTATCTCGCCGAGAAAATCCCAAAGGACACTTCAAGCAAGGTTCGGATCAACAGGGACTTGTACTCTTATGAAaa GATCATGGAGACGGCTCCAACACTGCCAGAC